A portion of the Malania oleifera isolate guangnan ecotype guangnan chromosome 3, ASM2987363v1, whole genome shotgun sequence genome contains these proteins:
- the LOC131150352 gene encoding serine/threonine-protein kinase-like protein ACR4, with product MEVSSCLMRDFLIWVLKINARKAGFLRKTFMLLFISDFWWLVSGLGSMSSIAISYGEFGAVFCGLKSDKSHQVTCYGSNSAIIYATPAHFPFVGLTAGDGFVCGLLMQTEQPYCWGNSGFVQMGVPQPMNKGSEYVEISAGDHHLCGLRKPSSGRLGNISHVDCWGYNMTTSYAFDGHLQSISAGSEFNCGLFSLNRTVFCWGDETSSQVISLIPQDMRFHKIAAGGYHVCGILEGVNSSVFCWGRSLDFEDEISVPYPSRGSVDLPPTYPMMSIVGGKFHACGIKSNDRGVICWGFRVKRSTSVPDGMKVYEIAAGDYFTCGIPAEKSLQPICWGLGFPSSLPLAVSPGVCRPSPCPPGYYKFNHENSTCMSPNSHVCVPCSSGCSAEMYQKFACTAKFDRQCEFNCSICFSEECISNCSFSNNASTDKKNGKYWSLQLPVIIAEIAFAVCMVTVVSLTAILYIRYKLRNCQCSEKDLKCKKINGSGSSSQKDNGKIRPDLDELKIRRAQMFTYDELERATGGFKEESQVGKGSFSCVFKGVLNDGNVVAVKRAIMSSDMKKNSKEFHTELDLLSRLNHAHLLNLLGYCEEGGERLLVYEFMAHGSLHQHLHGNKALKEQLDWVRRVTIAVQAARGIEYLHGYACPPVIHRDIKSSNILIDEEHNARVADFGLSLLGPADSGSPLAELPAGTLGYLDPEYYRLHYLTTKSDVYSFGVLLLEILSGRKAIDMQFEEGNIVEWAVPLIKSGNISAVLDPVLKAPSDLEALKRIANVACKCVRMRGKERPSMDKVTTALERTLVLLMGSPCNEQPILPTEVVLGSSRLHKKSSQKSSQRSSNQSVSETDVAEGEDQRFEFRAPSWITFPSVASSQRRKSSVSEADVDGRNPEVKNPGPGSCVDGLRRLEEEIGPASPQENLFLQHNF from the coding sequence ATGGAAGTTAGCAGCTGTTTAATGAGAGATTTTCTCATCTGGGTCTTGAAGATCAACGCAAGGAAAGCTGGATTTCTAAGAAAAACCTTTATGTTATTGTTCATTTCAGATTTCTGGTGGTTAGTTTCAGGTCTAGGCTCCATGTCTTCCATTGCCATATCTTATGGTGAGTTTGGTGCTGTTTTCTGTGGCCTAAAGTCTGATAAGTCTCACCAAGTGACTTGTTATGGATCAAACTCAGCCATAATCTATGCAACTCCTGCTCATTTCCCATTTGTGGGTTTAACTGCTGGTGATGGTTTTGTTTGTGGGCTTTTAATGCAAACTGAGCAACCCTACTGTTGGGGAAATAGTGGTTTCGTTCAAATGGGCGTGCCCCAGCCAATGAACAAAGGGTCTGAGTATGTAGAAATCAGCGCAGGTGATCATCATTTGTGTGGGTTAAGAAAACCTTCGAGTGGTAGGCTTGGAAACATTTCTCATGTTGATTGTTGGGGTTACAATATGACAACGAGTTATGCATTTGATGGGCACCTCCAGTCAATCTCTGCTGGTTCAGAGTTTAATTGCGGATTGTTTTCACTGAATAGAACCGTTTTCTGCTGGGGTGATGAGACTAGTAGCCAGGTAATTAGCTTAATACCCCAGGATATGAGGTTTCATAAGATTGCAGCTGGTGGGTATCATGTTTGTGGGATCTTAGAGGGGGTGAATTCCAGTGTGTTTTGTTGGGGAAGGAGCTTGGACTTCGAAGACGAAATCTCCGTTCCATATCCAAGTCGAGGAAGTGTCGATTTGCCTCCAACTTATCCGATGATGTCAATTGTGGGAGGAAAGTTCCATGCTTGTGGGATCAAGAGCAATGACCGTGGAGTGATTTGTTGGGGCTTCCGTGTCAAGAGAAGTACATCAGTTCCTGATGGCATGAAGGTTTATGAGATTGCAGCTGGAGATTACTTCACCTGTGGAATTCCTGCAGAGAAATCTCTGCAACCCATTTGTTGGGGTCTTGGTTTTCCCTCCTCTCTCCCTCTAGCTGTGTCTCCCGGAGTCTGCAGGCCGAGTCCTTGTCCACCTGGTTACTACAAATTTAACCATGAAAATTCGACTTGTATGTCTCCTAATTCTCATGTTTGCGTGCCTTGCAGCAGTGGTTGCTCTGCTGAAATGTACCAGAAATTTGCATGCACCGCAAAATTTGATCGACAGTGTGAATTCAACTGTTCAATTTGTTTCTCAGAGGAATGCATCTCAAATTGTTCTTTTTCTAATAATGCCTCTACTGACAAGAAGAATGGAAAGTATTGGTCACTCCAATTGCCAGTGATTATTGCAGAGATTGCTTTTGCTGTGTGTATGGTGACTGTTGTGTCTTTGACTGCAATTTTATATATTCGCTACAAGTTAAGAAACTGTCAATGTTcagaaaaagatttgaaatgcAAGAAAATTAATGGGAGTGGTTCTTCTTCACAAAAGGATAATGGTAAAATCCGACCCGACTTGGATGAGCTTAAAATAAGAAGGGCTCAGATGTTCACTTATGATGAACTTGAGAGAGCAACTGGTGGCTTCAAAGAAGAATCGCAAGTGGGAAAGGGTAGTTTCTCCTGTGTCTTCAAGGGGGTTTTGAATGATGGGAATGTAGTTGCAGTTAAAAGGGCCATTATGTCCTCGgatatgaaaaaaaattcaaaggagTTCCATACAGAACTAGATTTACTATCGAGATTAAATCATGCTCACTTGCTCAATTTGCTTGGCTATTGTGAAGAAGGCGGTGAGAGGCTTCTGGTTTATGAGTTCATGGCTCATGGTTCCTTGCATCAGCATCTTCATGGGAACAAAGCCCTTAAAGAACAGTTAGATTGGGTCCGAAGAGTCACTATTGCTGTCCAAGCAGCTCGGGGAATCGAATACTTGCATGGATATGCTTGCCCTCCTGTGATTCACAGAGACATCAAGTCCTCAAATATTCTCATTGATGAAGAGCACAATGCCCGTGTAGCCGATTTTGGTCTCTCATTGTTGGGACCTGCTGACAGCGGCTCTCCTTTGGCTGAACTCCCTGCTGGGACGCTTGGGTATCTTGATCCAGAATACTATAGACTGCACTACCTCACTACCAAGTCCGATGTCTACAGCTTTGGTGTTTTGCTTCTGGAAATTCTCAGCGGTCGCAAAGCCATTGATATGCAATTTGAAGAAGGGAATATAGTTGAATGGGCAGTTCCACTCATCAAGTCTGGAAATATATCAGCAGTTTTGGATCCAGTTTTGAAAGCCCCATCTGATCTTGAAGCTCTGAAAAGAATTGCAAATGTGGCTTGTAAGTGCGTGAGAATGAGAGGGAAGGAGAGGCCATCGATGGATAAAGTGACAACAGCTTTGGAGCGCACACTCGTGCTATTGATGGGCAGCCCATGCAATGAGCAGCCAATCCTACCAACCGAGGTGGTTTTGGGAAGCAGTAGATTGCACAAGAAATCCTCCCAGAAATCCTCTCAGAGATCTTCAAACCAGTCGGTCTCTGAAACAGACGTGGCGGAAGGTGAGGATCAAAGGTTCGAGTTCAGAGCTCCTTCTTGGATAACTTTTCCAAGTGTTGCTTCCTCTCAGAGGAGGAAGTCCTCAGTTTCAGAAGCAGATGTTGATGGGAGGAACCCTGAAGTGAAAAATCCCGGTCCGGGCAGTTGCGTTGACGGGTTGAGGAGATTGGAAGAGGAAATTGGGCCTGCATCACCTCAGGAAAACTTGTTCTTGCAGCACAACTTCTAA